Proteins from one Geomonas agri genomic window:
- the polA gene encoding DNA polymerase I yields the protein MTAERETLYLLDGSSYIYRAYFAIRHLSSPNGFPTNALYGFTQMLLKVMKDRAPAHVAVVFDAGKITFRNELFPAYKATRSAMPEDLAQQIEPIKQMVRAFNIPALELSGWEADDIIGTIAKKAEAAGLDCVVVTGDKDLMQIVTDHVTLLDTMKDKSFGIPDVIEKFGVEPARVVDVLALWGDTSDNIPGVPGVGEVTAKKLLQEFGTLDELLARASEVKGKTGERLVEFADQARLCRTLATIDCAVPIEYNIDDFAVTPPDNRRLAALFREYGFATLLKDLTSSPTLSCDHYALVLTEAELRELVAKLEKAPAFAIDLETTSLNPYEASVVGYAVSCHSHEAYYIPVGHRYLGAPEQLPEKLVLELLGPLLADPSRKKIGQNLKYDYQVLRLAGIEFAGIWCDTMLAAYLVNPSRNSQGLDALALEYLDHRMISYAEVAGTGKCELNFSEVDLDRAGPYSCEDADATFLLHEILLPKVREQGMEKLLFDIEMPLMEILADMELCGVKLDLELMKELSAGFGKQLIELEAKIHDHCGGPFNINSPKQLGEMLFERMGLAVGKKTKGKTGWSTNVEELERLAEQHEVARLLLQYRSISKLKSTYTDALPKLVDPRTGRVHTSYNQAVTNTGRLSSSDPNLQNIPVRGAEGRDIRRAFVAEPGSLILSADYSQIELRVLAHLSGDRVLSEAFASGEDVHRRTASEVFGMFPELVTPEMRRQAKVINFGVIYGQGAFSLAKELGVPAKQAKAFIDSYFERHAGARSFLDSCISEAETCGFVTTILGRRLQIPEIASKNGNIRAFAQRNATNYPIQGSAADIIKAAMIKVSRRMCEERVASRLIMQVHDELVFEVPENERELMEELVRTEMEGALQLSVPLKVDLNFGRNWAEAH from the coding sequence GTGACGGCCGAGAGAGAAACACTGTACTTGCTGGACGGCTCTTCCTATATCTACCGCGCCTATTTTGCCATACGCCACCTGAGCTCCCCCAACGGTTTCCCCACTAACGCGCTCTACGGTTTCACCCAGATGCTGCTGAAGGTCATGAAGGATCGGGCCCCGGCGCACGTGGCCGTGGTATTCGACGCCGGCAAGATCACCTTTAGAAACGAGCTTTTTCCTGCCTACAAGGCGACCCGGAGCGCCATGCCTGAGGACCTGGCCCAGCAGATCGAGCCGATCAAGCAGATGGTGCGCGCCTTCAACATCCCGGCGCTGGAGCTTTCCGGCTGGGAGGCCGACGACATCATCGGGACCATCGCCAAGAAGGCGGAAGCTGCGGGACTCGACTGCGTCGTCGTTACCGGCGATAAGGACCTGATGCAGATCGTCACCGACCACGTGACCCTTTTGGACACCATGAAGGACAAGAGCTTCGGCATACCGGACGTGATCGAGAAGTTCGGTGTGGAGCCGGCGCGGGTGGTCGACGTGCTGGCGCTTTGGGGGGACACTTCCGATAACATCCCTGGCGTCCCGGGCGTCGGCGAGGTGACCGCCAAGAAGCTGTTGCAGGAATTCGGCACCCTGGACGAACTGCTGGCGCGGGCCAGCGAGGTGAAGGGGAAGACCGGCGAGCGGCTGGTGGAATTCGCCGACCAGGCACGCCTGTGCCGCACCCTGGCCACCATCGACTGCGCTGTCCCCATCGAGTACAACATCGATGACTTCGCGGTCACCCCGCCCGACAACCGCCGGCTGGCGGCGCTGTTCCGCGAGTACGGTTTCGCCACGCTGCTCAAAGATCTCACCAGTTCGCCCACCCTTTCCTGCGACCACTACGCCCTGGTGCTGACTGAGGCCGAACTGCGCGAGCTGGTGGCGAAGCTGGAGAAGGCCCCCGCCTTCGCCATTGACCTGGAGACCACCAGCCTGAATCCGTACGAGGCGTCTGTGGTCGGCTACGCGGTGAGCTGCCATTCGCACGAGGCCTACTACATCCCGGTCGGGCACCGCTACCTGGGCGCCCCGGAACAGCTTCCCGAGAAACTGGTGCTGGAACTCTTGGGACCGCTCCTTGCCGATCCCTCCCGTAAGAAGATCGGCCAGAACCTGAAGTACGACTACCAGGTGCTGCGCTTAGCGGGTATCGAGTTCGCCGGCATCTGGTGCGACACCATGCTGGCCGCCTACCTGGTCAACCCGTCGCGCAACAGCCAGGGGCTGGACGCGCTGGCGCTGGAGTACCTGGACCACCGCATGATCTCCTATGCCGAGGTAGCCGGCACAGGCAAGTGCGAGCTTAACTTCTCCGAGGTGGACCTGGACCGCGCCGGCCCCTACTCCTGCGAGGACGCAGACGCCACCTTCCTGCTGCACGAGATTCTGCTCCCCAAGGTGCGCGAGCAGGGGATGGAAAAGCTTCTCTTCGACATCGAGATGCCGCTCATGGAGATCCTGGCGGACATGGAGCTGTGCGGCGTCAAGCTGGACCTGGAGCTCATGAAGGAGCTTTCCGCCGGCTTCGGCAAGCAGCTCATCGAGCTGGAGGCGAAGATCCATGACCACTGTGGCGGCCCTTTCAACATCAACTCTCCCAAGCAGTTGGGCGAGATGCTCTTCGAGCGCATGGGACTCGCCGTCGGCAAGAAGACCAAGGGGAAGACCGGCTGGTCCACGAATGTAGAGGAACTGGAGCGACTGGCCGAACAGCACGAGGTGGCGCGGCTGCTGCTGCAGTACCGCAGCATCTCGAAGCTGAAATCGACCTACACCGATGCGCTCCCTAAGCTGGTCGACCCGAGAACGGGGCGGGTGCACACCTCCTACAACCAGGCGGTCACCAATACCGGCCGGCTCTCATCCTCCGACCCGAACCTGCAGAACATCCCGGTGCGCGGGGCGGAGGGGCGCGACATCAGGCGCGCCTTCGTGGCCGAGCCGGGAAGCCTGATCCTTTCCGCGGACTACTCGCAGATCGAACTGCGGGTGCTGGCCCACCTCTCCGGAGACCGGGTGCTCAGCGAGGCCTTTGCCTCCGGTGAGGACGTGCATCGCCGCACCGCCTCCGAGGTGTTCGGCATGTTCCCGGAACTGGTGACTCCCGAGATGAGGCGCCAGGCTAAAGTGATCAACTTCGGCGTCATCTACGGCCAGGGGGCATTCTCGTTGGCCAAGGAGTTGGGCGTCCCGGCCAAACAGGCCAAAGCCTTCATCGACAGCTACTTCGAGCGCCACGCCGGGGCCAGGAGCTTCCTGGACAGCTGCATCTCCGAAGCCGAGACCTGCGGTTTCGTCACCACCATCCTCGGGAGAAGATTGCAGATCCCCGAGATCGCCAGCAAAAACGGTAACATCCGCGCCTTCGCCCAGCGCAACGCCACCAACTACCCGATCCAGGGCTCGGCTGCCGACATCATCAAGGCGGCCATGATCAAGGTCTCGCGCCGCATGTGCGAGGAGCGGGTGGCTAGCCGCCTGATCATGCAGGTGCACGACGAACTGGTGTTCGAGGTGCCGGAAAACGAGCGGGAGCTGATGGAGGAGCTGGTGCGCACCGAGATGGAGGGGGCGCTGCAGCTGTCGGTACCGCTCAAAGTCGACCTCAATTTCGGCCGAAACTGGGCCGAGGCGCACTAA
- a CDS encoding PilZ-like domain-containing protein, with protein sequence MAQELEQYARYFQEGTRIRVGIPLEGGGWFPEWGTVATLEEDLLLVDLSRDQLPEETKLETGQTLNVGLPEQEEALTCRAVLVQVDSIEHRLALRLVEEVYPFEPREYYRQDVYLPLDYRLPLSQIEADARLRWLQRRREMEFAAQTPEPGEPEELEDSREEIRARLEKRKDTPPVAANISGGGLRINISQKLIVGQLIELSIYIPNVQHIVEIVGEVVEVRELPDQVRFSTAVRYRMIDEADRDRLIGYISAQQLLQLSQQTPRVLPSPEPGMSTFAWRVQIALAFILLVAFIGCQVRAIRQAKDHGEKWEVQRIFDEGFVEFLKRQR encoded by the coding sequence ATGGCACAGGAGTTGGAACAATACGCGCGATACTTCCAGGAAGGGACCCGGATCCGCGTGGGGATTCCGCTTGAGGGTGGCGGCTGGTTTCCCGAATGGGGAACGGTGGCCACGCTGGAGGAGGACCTGCTGCTGGTCGACCTCTCCCGCGACCAACTTCCCGAGGAGACCAAGCTCGAGACCGGCCAGACCCTGAACGTGGGGCTTCCCGAGCAGGAGGAGGCGCTCACCTGCCGCGCGGTACTGGTGCAGGTGGACAGCATCGAGCACCGCCTGGCGCTTAGGCTGGTCGAGGAGGTCTACCCTTTCGAGCCAAGGGAGTACTACCGCCAGGACGTCTACCTTCCCCTGGACTACCGGTTGCCCCTGTCCCAGATCGAGGCGGACGCGAGGCTGCGCTGGTTGCAACGGCGCCGGGAGATGGAGTTCGCGGCCCAGACCCCGGAGCCGGGAGAACCGGAGGAACTCGAGGACAGCAGGGAGGAGATCCGGGCGCGGCTGGAAAAGCGCAAGGACACCCCGCCGGTGGCGGCGAATATCTCCGGCGGCGGGCTGCGCATCAACATCAGCCAGAAGCTGATCGTGGGGCAGTTGATCGAACTGAGCATCTACATCCCCAACGTTCAGCACATAGTTGAAATTGTTGGAGAGGTGGTCGAGGTGCGGGAACTCCCGGACCAGGTCCGCTTCAGCACCGCGGTACGGTACCGCATGATCGACGAGGCCGACCGCGACCGCCTGATCGGCTACATATCCGCACAGCAATTGCTGCAACTTTCCCAGCAGACCCCGCGAGTGCTGCCGTCGCCGGAACCGGGGATGTCGACCTTCGCCTGGCGCGTGCAGATCGCTTTGGCCTTCATCCTCCTGGTCGCCTTCATCGGCTGCCAGGTGCGGGCCATCCGCCAGGCCAAGGACCATGGTGAAAAGTGGGAGGTACAACGAATCTTCGACGAGGGATTCGTAGAGTTTCTCAAGCGGCAGCGGTAA
- a CDS encoding HDOD domain-containing protein: protein MQSKPFVEIVKEHLESETLNLPVFHPVAVKLQAILSCKDFTIDQVVALIIKDQALTSQILRLANSAFFSGLAKVTTITDAVVRLGAREIASVAMLASQQNSYNSFTHPELKSQSQILWKHAIGCAIGTRWLCEKSGYKQLAQEGFIAGLLHDIGSLLILKVLEGIVNADTERKGVSRELTAEIIAAMHTESGYQMMQKWNLPDVYCTIVRDHHKELTDTGDVLLSLVRLVDHACRKLGLGGAPEPNLMLAATFEAQSMGIKEIMLAELEIMIEDAMEMVTAAA, encoded by the coding sequence ATGCAAAGCAAACCCTTCGTCGAGATCGTCAAGGAACACCTGGAATCGGAAACGCTCAACCTCCCGGTGTTCCACCCGGTCGCCGTCAAGCTGCAGGCGATCCTGTCGTGCAAGGATTTCACCATCGACCAGGTGGTGGCGTTGATCATCAAGGACCAGGCGCTGACCAGCCAGATCCTTAGGCTCGCCAACTCCGCCTTTTTCAGCGGGCTCGCCAAGGTGACCACCATAACCGACGCGGTGGTGCGGCTGGGGGCACGCGAGATCGCCAGCGTGGCCATGCTCGCCTCCCAGCAAAACAGCTACAACAGCTTCACCCACCCGGAGCTGAAGAGCCAGTCACAGATTCTTTGGAAGCACGCCATCGGCTGTGCCATCGGCACCCGCTGGCTGTGCGAGAAAAGCGGCTATAAGCAGCTCGCGCAGGAAGGGTTCATAGCCGGCCTGCTGCACGACATCGGTAGCCTGCTGATACTCAAGGTGCTGGAGGGGATCGTCAACGCCGACACGGAGCGCAAAGGTGTTTCGCGCGAACTCACCGCGGAGATCATCGCGGCGATGCACACGGAATCGGGTTACCAGATGATGCAGAAATGGAACCTGCCGGACGTCTACTGCACCATCGTGCGCGACCACCACAAGGAACTTACCGACACCGGGGACGTGCTGCTGAGCCTGGTGCGGCTGGTGGATCATGCCTGCAGGAAACTGGGGCTTGGGGGGGCGCCGGAGCCGAACCTGATGCTGGCGGCTACCTTCGAGGCACAAAGCATGGGGATCAAGGAGATCATGCTCGCCGAGTTGGAGATCATGATCGAGGACGCCATGGAGATGGTTACCGCTGCCGCTTGA
- a CDS encoding GspE/PulE family protein encodes MESYGNYPNQTARKDGMDDSGLEIASLLVKSGYLAETQLAYAQRVKTKLATPRTLIAVLLELGFFSREQLRETLRNNMVSVKLGALLVELGYLKPAELQAALGIQRDGENSKMLGEILVEQRFIEEYTLAEVLAFQLGYPFIDLQAADIDRSLLAKVPQHWLAQHNFVPVREENGQVLVAIADPLNLEGRRTAEKLFGQGNTIFAICTMKAIRDAFTLLKRGMIQGDGTATDEHTVTGIVNSIFEEALKEGASDIHIEPMRSVLRVRFRRDGMLVLYKDLAKELALPVSSRIKVMAEADIAERRRHQDGRICYESPKTGATLDMRVSFYITIYGEKIVLRLLSMKGELLDLKEIGMPGRMLERFIDDALDTPSGVLIVTGPTGSGKTSTLYSCVQHLNDLSTSIVTAEEPVEYVIEGIAQCSINQKIGVTFDETLRHIVRQDPDIIVLGEIRDSFSAETAIQAALTGHKVLTTFHTEDSVGGLLRLMNMDIEAFLIASTVVCVLAQRLLRRVCPECAEPYLPNPTELRRIGYSNVDLRGAEFKTGRGCGKCRYSGYRGRVGVFEMLILNELVKDAILGKKTSYEIRKISTESTGMVTLLESGLCKAARGEVSLHDTVRLLPRIGKPRPIAEIRRLLGE; translated from the coding sequence ATGGAAAGTTACGGCAACTACCCGAACCAGACGGCCCGTAAGGACGGGATGGACGACTCCGGGCTGGAGATAGCATCGCTGCTGGTGAAGTCGGGCTACCTGGCGGAGACGCAACTGGCCTACGCCCAGCGGGTGAAGACCAAGCTGGCGACCCCGAGAACCCTGATCGCGGTGCTCCTGGAACTGGGTTTCTTCAGCCGGGAGCAACTGCGCGAGACCCTGCGCAATAACATGGTCTCGGTGAAGCTGGGCGCCTTGCTGGTGGAGCTCGGCTACCTGAAACCCGCCGAATTGCAGGCAGCCTTGGGCATCCAGCGTGACGGCGAAAACAGCAAGATGCTCGGGGAGATCCTTGTGGAGCAGCGCTTCATCGAGGAGTACACGCTGGCCGAGGTGCTCGCCTTCCAGCTGGGCTACCCCTTCATCGACCTGCAGGCCGCCGACATCGACCGGTCGCTCTTGGCCAAGGTCCCGCAGCACTGGCTCGCGCAGCACAACTTCGTCCCGGTCCGCGAGGAGAACGGACAGGTCCTGGTAGCGATAGCGGACCCGTTGAACCTGGAGGGAAGAAGGACCGCGGAGAAGCTCTTCGGGCAGGGCAACACGATCTTCGCCATCTGCACCATGAAGGCCATCCGCGACGCCTTCACACTGCTCAAAAGGGGGATGATCCAGGGCGACGGCACCGCGACTGACGAGCACACCGTCACCGGCATCGTCAACTCCATCTTCGAGGAAGCGCTCAAGGAGGGGGCCAGCGACATCCACATCGAGCCAATGCGCAGCGTGCTCCGGGTTCGCTTCCGCCGGGACGGGATGCTGGTGCTCTACAAGGACCTGGCCAAGGAGCTGGCACTGCCGGTCAGCAGCAGGATCAAGGTCATGGCCGAGGCCGACATCGCCGAGAGAAGAAGGCACCAGGACGGCAGGATCTGCTACGAAAGCCCCAAGACCGGCGCGACGCTCGACATGAGGGTCTCCTTCTACATCACCATCTACGGCGAGAAGATCGTGCTGCGTCTTTTGAGCATGAAGGGGGAGCTGCTGGACCTGAAGGAGATCGGCATGCCCGGCCGCATGCTGGAGCGTTTCATCGACGACGCGCTCGACACCCCCAGCGGCGTTCTCATCGTCACCGGTCCCACCGGCAGCGGCAAAACCTCCACCCTGTACAGCTGCGTGCAGCACCTGAATGACCTCTCGACCAGCATCGTAACCGCCGAAGAACCGGTCGAGTACGTCATCGAGGGGATCGCCCAGTGTTCCATCAACCAGAAGATCGGGGTGACCTTCGACGAGACCCTGCGCCACATCGTGCGCCAAGACCCGGACATCATCGTGCTCGGCGAGATCAGGGACAGTTTCTCGGCTGAGACCGCGATTCAGGCCGCGCTCACAGGGCACAAGGTGCTCACAACCTTCCACACTGAGGACAGCGTCGGAGGGCTCTTGCGCCTGATGAACATGGACATCGAGGCGTTTTTGATTGCCTCCACCGTGGTCTGCGTCCTGGCCCAGCGCCTGCTGCGCCGGGTTTGCCCGGAGTGCGCCGAGCCCTACCTCCCCAACCCGACCGAGCTGCGCCGGATCGGCTATAGCAACGTCGACTTGAGGGGGGCCGAGTTCAAGACCGGGCGAGGCTGCGGCAAGTGCCGCTACAGCGGCTACCGGGGCCGGGTCGGGGTCTTCGAGATGCTGATCCTGAACGAGTTGGTGAAAGACGCCATCCTGGGCAAGAAGACATCCTATGAGATCCGGAAGATCTCGACCGAGAGCACCGGCATGGTGACCCTGCTGGAATCAGGACTGTGCAAGGCGGCCCGGGGCGAGGTATCGCTGCACGACACGGTGCGGCTCCTGCCCAGGATCGGCAAGCCGCGCCCGATCGCCGAGATCAGGCGCCTTCTGGGGGAATAA
- a CDS encoding Smr/MutS family protein, with translation MKKKDKEKQQPKQKEFSASPFKALKGATLNLQGAPSAPTPPKKKEEKPAKTAQELSDEMLFFEAVAGVKRISETAPPAQVKVQQTAKARRDEEDQEVFLKALEALRLDVRFSDQTYEEEAAPRPATVNRLRQVRRGGIRIDLQLDLHGLTRDEALENLERFVKAAYNRGQKGVLVITGKGNNSAGEPVLRGAVANWLREHGKGMVAEFVQAPSDMGGTGAFVVFFKEKKAESVEEEAKN, from the coding sequence ATGAAAAAGAAGGACAAAGAGAAACAACAGCCCAAACAGAAAGAGTTCAGCGCCTCCCCCTTCAAGGCACTCAAGGGTGCCACCCTCAACCTGCAGGGTGCACCGTCGGCCCCGACTCCGCCGAAAAAGAAGGAGGAGAAGCCCGCCAAGACGGCACAGGAACTGTCGGACGAGATGTTGTTCTTCGAGGCCGTGGCCGGGGTCAAGCGTATCTCGGAGACCGCGCCGCCGGCGCAGGTGAAGGTACAACAGACGGCGAAGGCACGGCGCGACGAGGAGGACCAGGAAGTCTTCCTGAAGGCCCTGGAAGCGCTGCGGCTGGACGTCCGTTTTTCCGACCAGACCTATGAAGAGGAGGCAGCTCCGCGTCCGGCGACGGTGAACCGGCTGCGCCAGGTGCGCCGCGGCGGGATCCGGATTGACTTGCAGCTCGACCTGCACGGGCTGACCCGCGACGAGGCGCTGGAAAACCTGGAGCGTTTCGTGAAGGCGGCGTATAACCGCGGCCAGAAAGGGGTGCTGGTGATCACGGGCAAGGGGAACAACTCCGCCGGAGAGCCGGTGCTGAGGGGCGCCGTCGCCAACTGGCTCCGCGAGCATGGCAAGGGGATGGTCGCGGAATTCGTCCAGGCACCCAGCGACATGGGCGGCACCGGCGCTTTCGTGGTGTTCTTCAAGGAGAAAAAGGCGGAGTCGGTGGAGGAAGAGGCTAAGAACTAG